From Cydia strobilella chromosome 4, ilCydStro3.1, whole genome shotgun sequence, the proteins below share one genomic window:
- the LOC134740458 gene encoding coiled-coil and C2 domain-containing protein 1-like isoform X1 gives MFRKPQKPSSGKKTNLSQFGLLDIDPMDDDDEPMGGSDDDMDLEAELAAISGGGARHRPRKPVSVLAADLDAMIAASLKDIPSDDEGSGDDDDPELLSELQDLTLDEAPAPQAPLPRVASADSSTISLLQDRITNYTVAEKNAKAAGESSRARRFGRGLKTLNDLLKQAKAGATIANDDIPPSVVVGAAAPAAPEPAPAAPEPAPAAPEPAPAVPEPLAPPRVPARPAPAVPDSPSSPPPLSPPPPLPVSEAPAPPPRAASLRSPTEPPPPPADPAKQEGLQTILKRKEEFRAAALAAKHTDKRLALEYLKVVKQFDMVAEAWKSGQEMDLNELPTPEAIAAGFKAQQKGEDQTQGATEAPPEAPAPAPEEAPALITATTMAEALKQRLAGFQEQEAKAKEQGNSSKARRMGRIVKQYQDAIKLHAAGKPVPVDDLPPIAGYGPIPTDSSHSAPSPSPAAPPRPAPAPPSASRQASRYDKQLALLLHRQKEFRNAAIEAKKAGNIEQAKEYLRASKGFDAVIDAAKGGLVVDLKSLPLPPTAKKQLEHTFDVVTAEDCTPPDDEPITGSDDNILTRLHQQLTSQLKLCQANRDHNRAMGNIAEMNRFENLAVRVKQDLDVVVVAKSLNQNPPKFHYESRQFAVVQCNTDLNENDLELTIVRGIAYNVPNPKEVDTYVKFEFPYPQDAPVVDRTSQVKDTNNPEYGAVFPLAIHRAARPCLRVFKRHGIKFEVYSKGCVGCGAHDLLCCSGWFSRDSPVGSCTVKLAPLETQVTIHEAFPLMDGRRPAGGSLEIKLRVRTPLQQQQIESTTHRWLVIDS, from the exons ATGTTTCGAAAGCCACAGAAGCCTAGTTCCGGGAAGAAAACCAATTTGTCGCAA TTTGGACTACTAGACATAGACCCtatggatgatgatgatgagccaATGGGTGGCTCTGATGATGACATGGACTTAGAAGCAGAGCTGGCAGCCATCAGTGGTGGAGGTGCTAGGCACCGGCCACGGAAACCGGTCTCTGTGCTAGCAGCGGACTTGGATGCCATGATTGCTGCAAGTTTGAAGGATATACCGTCAGATGATGAGGGATCTG GCGATGACGATGACCCAGAGCTTCTCAGTGAGCTGCAAGACCTGACCTTAGACGAGGCACCTGCACCTCAAGCACCATTGCCTCGTGTCGCCAGTGCCGATAGCAGCACCATAAGTCTACTGCAGGATCGGATCACCAACTATACTGTTGCTGAGAAAAACGCCAAGGCTGCTGGTGAGAGCAGCCGCGCTAGGAG ATTCGGGCGAGGCCTAAAAACACTAAACGACCTCCTGAAGCAAGCGAAAGCCGGCGCCACAATAGCCAACGACGACATCCCGCCGTCCGTGGTGGTGGGCGCGGCGGCCCCGGCGGCCCCCGAGCCGGCCCCGGCGGCCCCCGAGCCGGCCCCGGCGGCCCCCGAGCCGGCCCCGGCGGTCCCGGAGCCGCTAGCGCCGCCCCGCGTGCCCGCCCGGCCCGCGCCGGCGGTGCCCGATAGTCCCAG TTCACCCCCGCCCCTCTCGCCGCCGCCCCCGCTGCCGGTGTCGGAGgccccggcgccgccgccgcgcgccgccagCCTGCGGAGCCCTACTGAGcctccgccgccgcccgccgacCCGGCTAAACAGGAGGGCTTACAGACTATACTTA AACGCAAGGAGGAATTCAGGGCCGCGGCCCTAGCCGCCAAACACACAGACAAGCGGCTCGCATTAGAGTATCTCAAGGTCGTCAAACAGTTCGATATGGTGGCCGAGGCGTGGAAATCCGGACAAGAGATGGATCTGAACGAGTTGCCCACTCCTGAAGCTATCGCTGCGGGTTTCAAGGCCCAACAGAAGGGAGAAGACCAGACGCAAGGCGCTACAG AAGCACCGCCCGAAGCACCAGCACCAGCACCTGAAGAAGCGCCCGCGCTCATCACAGCGACCACAATGGCGGAGGCCCTCAAACAGAGGCTAGCCGGATTCCAG GAGCAAGAAGCCAAAGCTAAAGAACAGGGTAATTCTTCAAAAGCGCGTCGCATGGGTCGCATAGTAAAGCAATACCAAGACGCTATTAAACTACACGCGGCAGGCAAGCCGGTGCCCGTTGACGATCTACCGCCTATTGCTGGCTACggacctatacctactgatagt tcGCACTCtgccccctccccctccccggCGGCGCCcccccgccccgcccccgcgccccccTCGGCGTCGCGACAAGCCTCGCGCTACGACAAGCAACTGGCACTATTATTGCATAGGCAGAAGGAGTTCAGAAACGCCGCGATCGAAGCTAAGAAAGCTG gcaACATTGAACAAGCAAAAGAATACTTACGGGCATCTAAAGGCTTCGACGCCGTGATAGACGCGGCGAAAGGCGGACTTGTCGTCGATTTGAAATCTCTCCCACTGCCTCCTACGGCCAAGAAACAGCTTGAGCATAC TTTCGACGTAGTAACAGCGGAAGACTGCACACCGCCCGACGACGAGCCAATCACCGGCTCAGACGACAACATCTTAACCAGGCTACACCAACAGCTAACCAGCCAGTTAAAGCTGTGCCAGGCTAATCGCGACCACAATAGGGCCATGGGGAATATAGCAGAGATGAATAGGTTCGAGAATCTTGCCGTTAGAGTGAAACAGGATTTAGATGTCGTTGTTGTTGCTAAAAG tttaaaCCAAAACCCACCGAAATTCCACTACGAGTCGCGACAGTTCGCCGTGGTGCAATGCAATACGGACCTTAACGAGAACGACTTAGAGCTCACAATAGTCCGCGGGATCGCGTACAACGTGCCCAACCCTAAGGAAGTCGACACTTACGTCAAATTCGAATTTCCTTATCCACAA GACGCGCCAGTAGTAGACCGCACGTCACAAGTGAAAGACACCAACAACCCTGAGTACGGGGCGGTGTTCCCTCTCGCCATACACAGGGCGGCCCGACCTTGTCTCCGGGTCTTCAAGAGGCATGGCATCAAGTTCGAGGTCTATTCCAAGGG CTGCGTGGGGTGCGGCGCTCACGACCTTCTGTGTTGCAGCGGCTGGTTCTCCAGGGACTCGCCCGTGGGCTCGTGCACGGTCAAGCTGGCGCCGTTGGAGACGCAAGTTACAATACATGAGGCGTTTCCG
- the LOC134740458 gene encoding coiled-coil and C2 domain-containing protein 1-like isoform X2 — protein sequence MFRKPQKPSSGKKTNLSQFGLLDIDPMDDDDEPMGGSDDDMDLEAELAAISGGGARHRPRKPVSVLAADLDAMIAASLKDIPSDDEGSGDDDDPELLSELQDLTLDEAPAPQAPLPRVASADSSTISLLQDRITNYTVAEKNAKAAGESSRARRFGRGLKTLNDLLKQAKAGATIANDDIPPSVVVGAAAPAAPEPAPAAPEPAPAAPEPAPAVPEPLAPPRVPARPAPAVPDSPSSPPPLSPPPPLPVSEAPAPPPRAASLRSPTEPPPPPADPAKQEGLQTILKRKEEFRAAALAAKHTDKRLALEYLKVVKQFDMVAEAWKSGQEMDLNELPTPEAIAAGFKAQQKGEDQTQGATEAPPEAPAPAPEEAPALITATTMAEALKQRLAGFQEQEAKAKEQGNSSKARRMGRIVKQYQDAIKLHAAGKPVPVDDLPPIAGYGPIPTDSSHSAPSPSPAAPPRPAPAPPSASRQASRYDKQLALLLHRQKEFRNAAIEAKKAGNIEQAKEYLRASKGFDAVIDAAKGGLVVDLKSLPLPPTAKKQLEHTFDVVTAEDCTPPDDEPITGSDDNILTRLHQQLTSQLKLCQANRDHNRAMGNIAEMNRFENLAVRVKQDLDVVVVAKSLNQNPPKFHYESRQFAVVQCNTDLNENDLELTIVRGIAYNVPNPKEVDTYVKFEFPYPQDAPVVDRTSQVKDTNNPEYGAVFPLAIHRAARPCLRVFKRHGIKFEVYSKGGWFSRDSPVGSCTVKLAPLETQVTIHEAFPLMDGRRPAGGSLEIKLRVRTPLQQQQIESTTHRWLVIDS from the exons ATGTTTCGAAAGCCACAGAAGCCTAGTTCCGGGAAGAAAACCAATTTGTCGCAA TTTGGACTACTAGACATAGACCCtatggatgatgatgatgagccaATGGGTGGCTCTGATGATGACATGGACTTAGAAGCAGAGCTGGCAGCCATCAGTGGTGGAGGTGCTAGGCACCGGCCACGGAAACCGGTCTCTGTGCTAGCAGCGGACTTGGATGCCATGATTGCTGCAAGTTTGAAGGATATACCGTCAGATGATGAGGGATCTG GCGATGACGATGACCCAGAGCTTCTCAGTGAGCTGCAAGACCTGACCTTAGACGAGGCACCTGCACCTCAAGCACCATTGCCTCGTGTCGCCAGTGCCGATAGCAGCACCATAAGTCTACTGCAGGATCGGATCACCAACTATACTGTTGCTGAGAAAAACGCCAAGGCTGCTGGTGAGAGCAGCCGCGCTAGGAG ATTCGGGCGAGGCCTAAAAACACTAAACGACCTCCTGAAGCAAGCGAAAGCCGGCGCCACAATAGCCAACGACGACATCCCGCCGTCCGTGGTGGTGGGCGCGGCGGCCCCGGCGGCCCCCGAGCCGGCCCCGGCGGCCCCCGAGCCGGCCCCGGCGGCCCCCGAGCCGGCCCCGGCGGTCCCGGAGCCGCTAGCGCCGCCCCGCGTGCCCGCCCGGCCCGCGCCGGCGGTGCCCGATAGTCCCAG TTCACCCCCGCCCCTCTCGCCGCCGCCCCCGCTGCCGGTGTCGGAGgccccggcgccgccgccgcgcgccgccagCCTGCGGAGCCCTACTGAGcctccgccgccgcccgccgacCCGGCTAAACAGGAGGGCTTACAGACTATACTTA AACGCAAGGAGGAATTCAGGGCCGCGGCCCTAGCCGCCAAACACACAGACAAGCGGCTCGCATTAGAGTATCTCAAGGTCGTCAAACAGTTCGATATGGTGGCCGAGGCGTGGAAATCCGGACAAGAGATGGATCTGAACGAGTTGCCCACTCCTGAAGCTATCGCTGCGGGTTTCAAGGCCCAACAGAAGGGAGAAGACCAGACGCAAGGCGCTACAG AAGCACCGCCCGAAGCACCAGCACCAGCACCTGAAGAAGCGCCCGCGCTCATCACAGCGACCACAATGGCGGAGGCCCTCAAACAGAGGCTAGCCGGATTCCAG GAGCAAGAAGCCAAAGCTAAAGAACAGGGTAATTCTTCAAAAGCGCGTCGCATGGGTCGCATAGTAAAGCAATACCAAGACGCTATTAAACTACACGCGGCAGGCAAGCCGGTGCCCGTTGACGATCTACCGCCTATTGCTGGCTACggacctatacctactgatagt tcGCACTCtgccccctccccctccccggCGGCGCCcccccgccccgcccccgcgccccccTCGGCGTCGCGACAAGCCTCGCGCTACGACAAGCAACTGGCACTATTATTGCATAGGCAGAAGGAGTTCAGAAACGCCGCGATCGAAGCTAAGAAAGCTG gcaACATTGAACAAGCAAAAGAATACTTACGGGCATCTAAAGGCTTCGACGCCGTGATAGACGCGGCGAAAGGCGGACTTGTCGTCGATTTGAAATCTCTCCCACTGCCTCCTACGGCCAAGAAACAGCTTGAGCATAC TTTCGACGTAGTAACAGCGGAAGACTGCACACCGCCCGACGACGAGCCAATCACCGGCTCAGACGACAACATCTTAACCAGGCTACACCAACAGCTAACCAGCCAGTTAAAGCTGTGCCAGGCTAATCGCGACCACAATAGGGCCATGGGGAATATAGCAGAGATGAATAGGTTCGAGAATCTTGCCGTTAGAGTGAAACAGGATTTAGATGTCGTTGTTGTTGCTAAAAG tttaaaCCAAAACCCACCGAAATTCCACTACGAGTCGCGACAGTTCGCCGTGGTGCAATGCAATACGGACCTTAACGAGAACGACTTAGAGCTCACAATAGTCCGCGGGATCGCGTACAACGTGCCCAACCCTAAGGAAGTCGACACTTACGTCAAATTCGAATTTCCTTATCCACAA GACGCGCCAGTAGTAGACCGCACGTCACAAGTGAAAGACACCAACAACCCTGAGTACGGGGCGGTGTTCCCTCTCGCCATACACAGGGCGGCCCGACCTTGTCTCCGGGTCTTCAAGAGGCATGGCATCAAGTTCGAGGTCTATTCCAAGGG CGGCTGGTTCTCCAGGGACTCGCCCGTGGGCTCGTGCACGGTCAAGCTGGCGCCGTTGGAGACGCAAGTTACAATACATGAGGCGTTTCCG